In Lonchura striata isolate bLonStr1 chromosome 18, bLonStr1.mat, whole genome shotgun sequence, one genomic interval encodes:
- the MMAB gene encoding corrinoid adenosyltransferase MMAB isoform X1, translated as MWRRAAAAGRGLRGMAGRAAPPAPTVSPHGLCLHSPERAAAERAPRIYTRTGDSGFSSTFTGERRPKGDRIFEALGATDELSSAIGLAGEFSSEKGHTFVDQLHKVQCMLQDVGSNLATPLSSAREAHRKRTSFSEKPVLELEQWIDSYSEQLPPLRAFILPSGGRSSAALHFSRAVCRRAERCWVIQPKPFGILQPHPNWPWRLPGMRYPQLLWAALPGPHHPHREEFLPDIPFNPALWQWESIPSVLSLQALVNKRVSLCSVISQTQTFLASFTLPRSLWEAKVLHFCRSQTGDPRRGLGWEEAPAFVHSELEN; from the exons ATgtggcggcgggcggcggcggcgggacggGGACTGCGGGGCATGGCGGGGCGGGCAG CGCCCCCCGCCCCCACGGTGTCCCCTCACGGTTTGTGCCTCCACAGCCCCGAGCGCGCCGCTGCCGAGCGGGCCCCGAGGATCTACACGAGGACGGGAGACTCAG GATTCTCCAGCACCTTcaccggggagcggcggcccaAGGGCGACCGCATCTTCGAGGCCCTGGGAGCCACGGACGAGCTGAGCTCGGCCATCGG GCTGGCTGGTGAGTTTAGCAGTGAAAAGGGCCACACGTTTGTTGATCAACTTCATAAA GTGCAGTGCATGCTGCAGGATGTGGGCTCCAACCTCGCCACGCCGCTCTCCTCGGCCAGGGAGGCTCACCGGA AACGAACGTCGTTCAGTGAGAAGCCCgtcctggagctggagcagtggaTTGACAGTTactcagagcagctccctccccTCAGAGCCTTCATCCTGCCC TCTGGAGGcaggagcagtgctgctctccaCTTTTCCCGAGCCGTGTGCCGCAGGGCTGAGAGGTG CTGGGtcatccaacctaaaccttttGGGATTCTGCAGCCCCATCCAAACTGGCCTTGgagacttccagggatgagatatccacagcttctctgggcagccttgCCAGGgccccaccaccctcacagggaagaatttcttcccgaTATCCCAtttaaccctgccctctggcagtgggaatcCATTCCCtctgtcctgtcactccaggcccttgtaaaTAAAAGAGTCTCTCTCTGTTCAGTGATTTCCCAGACACAAACATTTCTGGCATCATTTACCCTGCCCAGATCCCTCTGGGAAGCAaaagtccttcatttctgcaggaGTCAAACTGGGGACCCCAGGAgaggtttggggtgggaggAGGCTCCAGCCTTTGTGCACTCAGAGCTGGAAAATTAA
- the MMAB gene encoding corrinoid adenosyltransferase MMAB isoform X2, whose amino-acid sequence MWRRAAAAGRGLRGMAGRAAPPAPTVSPHGLCLHSPERAAAERAPRIYTRTGDSGFSSTFTGERRPKGDRIFEALGATDELSSAIGLAGEFSSEKGHTFVDQLHKVQCMLQDVGSNLATPLSSAREAHRKRTSFSEKPVLELEQWIDSYSEQLPPLRAFILPSGGRSSAALHFSRAVCRRAERCVVPLVQAGEADPNVAKYLNRLSDYLFVLARYAAMKEGKEEKIYIKPEP is encoded by the exons ATgtggcggcgggcggcggcggcgggacggGGACTGCGGGGCATGGCGGGGCGGGCAG CGCCCCCCGCCCCCACGGTGTCCCCTCACGGTTTGTGCCTCCACAGCCCCGAGCGCGCCGCTGCCGAGCGGGCCCCGAGGATCTACACGAGGACGGGAGACTCAG GATTCTCCAGCACCTTcaccggggagcggcggcccaAGGGCGACCGCATCTTCGAGGCCCTGGGAGCCACGGACGAGCTGAGCTCGGCCATCGG GCTGGCTGGTGAGTTTAGCAGTGAAAAGGGCCACACGTTTGTTGATCAACTTCATAAA GTGCAGTGCATGCTGCAGGATGTGGGCTCCAACCTCGCCACGCCGCTCTCCTCGGCCAGGGAGGCTCACCGGA AACGAACGTCGTTCAGTGAGAAGCCCgtcctggagctggagcagtggaTTGACAGTTactcagagcagctccctccccTCAGAGCCTTCATCCTGCCC TCTGGAGGcaggagcagtgctgctctccaCTTTTCCCGAGCCGTGTGCCGCAGGGCTGAGAGGTG TGTGGTCCCTTTAGTCCAAGCAGGGGAAGCAGATCCAAACGTGGCCAAGTATTTAaacag GCTCAGTGATTATCTCTTTGTCCTGGCACGTTATGCTGCAatgaaggaagggaaggaagagaaaatctACATAAAACCTGAGCCCTAG
- the MMAB gene encoding corrinoid adenosyltransferase MMAB isoform X3: MWRRAAAAGRGLRGMAGRAAPPAPTVSPHGLCLHSPERAAAERAPRIYTRTGDSGFSSTFTGERRPKGDRIFEALGATDELSSAIGLAGEFSSEKGHTFVDQLHKVQCMLQDVGSNLATPLSSAREAHRKRTSFSEKPVLELEQWIDSYSEQLPPLRAFILPSGGRSSAALHFSRAVCRRAERWLSDYLFVLARYAAMKEGKEEKIYIKPEP; encoded by the exons ATgtggcggcgggcggcggcggcgggacggGGACTGCGGGGCATGGCGGGGCGGGCAG CGCCCCCCGCCCCCACGGTGTCCCCTCACGGTTTGTGCCTCCACAGCCCCGAGCGCGCCGCTGCCGAGCGGGCCCCGAGGATCTACACGAGGACGGGAGACTCAG GATTCTCCAGCACCTTcaccggggagcggcggcccaAGGGCGACCGCATCTTCGAGGCCCTGGGAGCCACGGACGAGCTGAGCTCGGCCATCGG GCTGGCTGGTGAGTTTAGCAGTGAAAAGGGCCACACGTTTGTTGATCAACTTCATAAA GTGCAGTGCATGCTGCAGGATGTGGGCTCCAACCTCGCCACGCCGCTCTCCTCGGCCAGGGAGGCTCACCGGA AACGAACGTCGTTCAGTGAGAAGCCCgtcctggagctggagcagtggaTTGACAGTTactcagagcagctccctccccTCAGAGCCTTCATCCTGCCC TCTGGAGGcaggagcagtgctgctctccaCTTTTCCCGAGCCGTGTGCCGCAGGGCTGAGAGGTG GCTCAGTGATTATCTCTTTGTCCTGGCACGTTATGCTGCAatgaaggaagggaaggaagagaaaatctACATAAAACCTGAGCCCTAG